In the Ptychodera flava strain L36383 chromosome 1, AS_Pfla_20210202, whole genome shotgun sequence genome, TTCTGTACGATGTTTATCGATAAAAGTCGACCATCGACCCTCTAACGCAATGACGTGTACTGCTGGTAGTCACGTGACCGCTGATGACCCTGTTTGCCGGCGATCGAGTCTGGTTTCATTACAACGCCATTGtattaaaacataattttatacatACACCCACGTGTAAGAACGGCAACTGTTGTGAAACAACTGGCGAGATGGATCAGAAAAAAGGAGGTAAGCTTTATGAATACTTGAATACAGAATTTGAAGGATACATAGATGACATAGTGCCATGAGTCTTGTCCGAATATTCCATTTTCCCTGTAGAGTATACAGGCATCGCATCGTCTGTCGTTTTTTAGAGTGTGTCAGCGATCGGCTAATACACACCGCATCTCTGACAAACAGTTTCCGCTCCTATGCTAACTGTGTTAATAGATTTCTctgtaatcaatcaatcagcgagGGTTACCTTACTAAACACAATGCCGTGATCTCAGACAGTTATTATGGATGCTAACCAACAACGCTATCAATGTCAAAGTAATTGTCATAAGTTGTGACGTtgttctttttttaaaaatatctgtACATGTCCGGATCCATAGAAATAACTTCTCGTACCCTTCGTATAAACTGTAAACAGCTGAGTACGATTGCGGGGAGAGAACAGATAGAGAGGCaggatttgaaaatatgttcaaTCTGCACgtgtgaaaatttattgataGCAAGTTCAGTTACTGTCGTGAAAGTGTTCATGTGACAGTGTGGCTCTTAAAGTGAGCTCAGAATCTAGCGAAATATTCATGGTTACCCGAATTCGTCATCTTATGCATCCATACATGTAAGAGCAAAGGAGTTGCTTTTCTTGTGACTCAACGCATTCCGCACTCTTTCCATTTAATTTACTCAATAaggagatatatatatattatatatatatatatatatatatatatatatatatatatatatatatatatatatatatatatatatatagagagactTTGGATTCATTATCAATTGCACTCAAAACATGACGATTTGCTGTTTTGAGTATCTTATCTTGTCTTCATAATCTAATCGTTACTTGGAGATAGCCTCGGGCTTAACTATGATTCGCTGCGGTCGACCAAAGTTAAATTTAGCTACATTTTCAAAGGGAAAAATCAAACTTCTCACCATTTTACCTTCTCAAGAAAAACTGAAGTAGGTTTCTTTAAATAGATCATGATCTTGGTTGTTTATGTGGTGAGGGAACAGTTTAGCCCCTCTGTGTTCAAATTTGTCATGCGACACTGCTCAGCTCATTAACATACATCTCTGGAAGACATCAGACATTTTGCCGCGTCTTTTTTTACTCTTTTTATCTGTGAACGAGGTTGAAGCTACGTGAGTTTTTCTACATCCCTTTcagcaagttttgaaagtcatGGACAACATGACTGACTGTTCAAGATAAATAGACAAAATTATCGGTTGAAGGCAGCGACTTGTCTGCGTAGAAATCTAACTGCGGCGAAATGATATGTTTAACCTTCAGAACGTGAAGGTCACGTTTGCCTATAACTTGCTGAGTTGATATTGTTGAACACACTATATATATGTTTGGTAGTTACAAGATGCTGAGTAAATATTGTATACTTGTACGTAAATTTATATCGGATGAATCCTCGTCTCTGTGGTTGATCCGACTGAGACAGAAATCAGTAAATCAGAAACTGTTTCTTCccatttatttaaattttatcatGTAACCCATGACAACGAAATATATGTTTCTCACTGTGTTCCAATAGAAATGTTCCGTGATTTGATATACAAATTTTAGAGTTTACAATGAGCTCGGAGGGGGGGAACTAAAGCAATATGTACTGTTACTGGTTCTCCTTTGCATTTCCTTCACAATACATCTTGATATTGATACTAAGTTGACAAGCATCTGCGTGCCAAGTTGGCAGGCAGTATTTACAATCGCGCGCTGTATGTTTTGCTGTTCAGTTGAAGACAATGCAAAAGGGAGTTTTTATCTACATCATATTGCGTCACGTGAGAGCTCAGTGCATCATGGAAAAAATAACGATAAATATGCTTTTGATGTTCATATATTATGTCAGGGTAAactttttcaacttgacaatacTATCGTACAATGTAATAAACCTGACTAACATGTCACATGACTATGTTTGCAATTCGAGTTTTAACTCAATTAAATGTTCGCTTTCTCTCATTCTCTCGCATCTCATCTTGAACAAGGCAAACTGAAGTCAAACATGAAACTTCTGATGTAACGATAATATAGATTTCTGTGAGTTTACTTACTCGATTAGAGCCTTTTATTTTGTTAGTTTAAGCATAAAATGTATAGCTCAAATGATGACGTATATGTCTGGGTTGTATTTGCATTTACAATACTTTCATATAACGCTACGTTATCACGGCAAACTGTTCCATAACATGTAAACACGATTGCTGTTAACTCCATACTTTTCCATTATCTCGCTTCCTTTGGTTTAAAAATAGGGTTAATATCCTGAGAAGGGAGCTGCGTGTTTCTGGCCAAAATCACATGAATATCAATTTGCGAGTAATATATCATTACGATTATATTTCGACATATGTGTTCTAAAACGAGAACGCCAAGGGACAATCTCAAAGAGTGTGTGTGTGCTGGTAATGGAACAAAAGCTCCTGTCCACGTCTACAGCACGTAAAGACATAGGCAGTataaaaaacaataataatCCATTACGAGCACTGTTAGACGCCCCGGAAATTAGGACGCATTGCTTATAGCGTTCGTGTCAGCCGTGACGTCAGAGGGAACTCGTCAGCCATAGGGCATATTGGCATGGAATGTATTGGCAAATATAAACAGTCAGACTTACAGCATAAAACCAATCACAAATATGGAGAAATAGTTTGAAGGCTTCGTTGCGAGAGAGGAAAATTACTCAAATTTTGACCCATGAAAAATTAATGTTCACATTAAGTTAGCTAATAGTCTGCTCACATTCAGTCTCTAATGAGAAATCGCTACCCATCTGTGTAATTGCGCAATGCGGCTACCATGGCAACATCGGGTTATAGGAAACATTTGGCCCGACAGGGTCACAGCAAAGTAAAATTCTGATGAAGGTATTCTGTAAACTCGCTGTAGAAGAAATGGGACTTACCGAAGACGGAGCGAGGCCAATATAAAGCAAGACATCGCCCTGATATTATCAGATAATAAGTTTTGTATAGTTGACAAAATGTGGCAAGTGATAATGACGAAAGTTTTGCTGTGAAGGCAAatatatgttgttgttgttgttgttgttgttattattgttgttgttgttattattgttgttgttgttgttgttgactttaACGTCCACATATACGTCATATGTTCGAAAAAGGTTTACAGTTTATCTATAACATAGGTATGGTTTATCTTGTACATTAATTGACATAAGTCTAATGACAGATATCGACTACGTTGTTGGTAATGTTACCTCTGAAACTTTtaatattctctctctctctctctctctctctctctctctctctctctctctctctctctctctctctctctctctctcacaggTTACAGTATACTGGCAGAGGATTTACATAACCTTCCTGCGAACACAGTACAGACCCAGCCTGGTGAGATGGTCACGGCGTTGTATCATGAAGATACAAGCTCTACAGTACCAGTCATGCCCAAATCAGCATTGCATAAACCGGAGGATGTGGTTATAACCACGCACTATCATGACGATAACAGCAATCGCCAAGGCAGTAATGTCCCTTTGgtaaatacaataatttcttttttgaaaaaccCGGATGTCAGGACGCTCTTTTAAGTAATAAACGCCAAGGATACCTtgacatgaaaatttaatgtttcATTTATTGTAATCGCGTCGTCAAACGGTCGGTCGATTAACCGATTTATGAGATGTGGCTAGATTTAACGGCATTTTAATTGGCTCATTAATCGATCAATATATCTTTGGGCTAACATTAAATAAGTATTATAAACCAGTGTTAAATTAATTATCCattatattgttttattttattcatttgtgCAACAAGTAAATGTAGTCTTAATTAAAAAGACACAATCAGTCTTTAGGCggtttttatttcaagaaaaaagtcaaaatctttgtttcaAAGTCTTCGCGAGTTCAATAGAAATTTTCGGTGCATGACATTGTGAGTTTGAAATTCGTCAGTCCGAATGTTTACTCATAGTCGCCAGTAAATTGCAAACATTATCTTTCAATTCTTTCTGTTTCTATTTTTATTCTGTTGACTACTGTTTTAGGGAGTTTCATGATGGCTGACTTCTACAATACTGCAGAATTGACAAAAACAGTTTCCAGAGAGAATGAATTTCACCTACTTTTGGAAGAGGTGGTTCCATCTctactttgattttattgaAGTACTTTCGTCGCGCACTGTGATGCGCATGTCAATCTTAGGCTTATCGTGAATTCCAACGTGCACGGAGTGCTTGATCTCGTACCTGCTGTGTTCAATGTGAGAACTGAATGCAAAGACTGAAATGTCAAGAAAAAATCGTGTGCAGAAAACGTCAAGAGTTAGAGTCACAGCCAGTCGAATCAATTTATGTAGTTTTCGGTTTACCGTGAAATGAACTCTAAATCTTAAAAACATACTGTTCATTATCACTGCAGCAGCTTCTTACTGCATTatgtatttctttttttattgtGCAAGGTTACCATGGCACCATCCAATCACAGCATCGTACGGTTTACTGAACCAGTACCAGAAGATCACATGGCCCTGGCCATCTTCGTCACCATTTGTTGTTTTTGGCCTCTCGGTATATTCGCAATCTTGAAAGCCCGAGATGTAAGTCACCGTTCCAAGTGTACATTCAATACTAAATTGATAACAGAGTATCTAATTTATCGTATTAATTAGTTGTCTAATTCACTCACCCCTTCTCTTACTTActaacttacttacttacttacttatttacttacttacttacttacttacttatttacttacttacttacttacttacttacttacttacttacttacttacttacttacttactctGAGACTCGCTACTCatacactcactcactcactcatttAAAGGGgtgtggtcgtcggaactgcgcgtgtgcgactttcttgtttacaaacaatgtatttcatgcatgatatttatatgcatcacttcaacatagctgcaacatataaagtttacgatattcattgttaacaagcatgttttaactttcatcaatcgccaacgtaccctagatacagtatttacatcggtCGCAGGGGTCCCTAGCAACTTTTgagcagttccgacgaccacccctTTTAAACACACCCCTGCCCACCTACCTGTCTTTGTACTTCCTAAATATCCCCTCTTTTACTTACTTTTACTCACTTGTTCGCACCTTTATATCCACTCACCCATCCACTCACCACTTCACTCACAATATCCCACTGGCTACTTATTTCATCACTCGATCACGCCCTAACATATTTCCTCACTCACTCACCAAGTTACTGCCTACTTCACTAAAATTCACAAGAAGTCTAGCCACTTTAATAGAAGATCAAGGATTTCTATGAACTACACATGACTTAATGAGGAAGGTGACGTCTCTCATAGCGACAGATACGACATGActgccattctgaatttcacacaatttctcaaaaactcTCGGTTGCTACAAGACTATCTTAGCTCAAATCAAGAACACAGCTAAATAGATTACTTAGTAACGCTATATAAGGTTTACCTGCATACATTcgtttatttgttgttttattttcttatttttgtactTCAGGTTCACAAGAAGACCTGGCAACGGAACATGGAAGGGGCAAGGCAATCATCACACTCAGCAAGACAGCTGTCGTTAATCGCCCTCGGATTGGGTATCTCCATctacgtcatcatcgtcatagTGATAGCTGTAGCAGTCACGGAGCGGATGAGAGTTGGGGAAGATTCAGGGGAGATCTCAGATTTTGATAACAAATTTACTTTCACATAGACAGCGTTCATGGTTATCCCGTTTGGCCTGCCTCGAAGCCTCGTTTTCATTTCGACAATTAATATAATATCACGTGAAAACAAGTGAATATATGAAGGGTATGTGACGCACTAATTGGTCTTGGAGAATAGATCGACATTCATTTACAGAGAATTTTCTTCGTTTTGCTCTTCTATTTCTAATGAGCTTACTGTCAATCTTTACATCCAAAAGTTGGAATTTTATTTTGCCATTTCGAACGGTAAATGTTCAAGTTTTTAAGAATGATTAAGACATCTCAAGCAAGATCAGTTtgacaacacgattggaactaatttgggataattggatcttcatatttttaatttttttcaaaagtgtgaGGTGttatatagctgaatgttgcaatattacaaattactcacaaaaacaagtgcgtAACTTAAaacgaaaagcagatgagcttacatttgcaggttaaaacgaccttacttcaccatccaattatcccaatttagttccaatcgtgttttgacGACATTTCTGCTCTATCGAAAGACTTGTAGCCCACCCGTGCAAATTGTAATTCTATTTTTAAGCATCTCACTTACGGCTCaggaaaaatttaaaatgaataagCTATGCGTCAGTTGCAGCTGTGCTACCACAGAACATATTCAGTTTGCAGTTAATTCTTTGGGAAGGGGCAACAGGAATTATAAAATTACAGAGCACCATGAAAGACGTAATGCCTTAGAGTCCAGCAGCATGCGGGTTTGCCTGTAAGTTTCTTCAATAATAGTAAGATCCAGTACAAAGAAGCTGAATTtcatgattgaaataaaaactaGCTAAATTTACCACTTTGAGAAATGTCATCAAGCTGGAAAAATGGGACAGATGAGAAAAAGAACGGCATTAATCCTTCCTGGCGTCGATAAGAACGATACTTTACGACTACATATAGATCAGCGACGTACTAATCAATGTCGCTTCGTGATAAACGACACTCGTTACAACTGTAAAAGACGAGTTCACGATCTTTAAAAGTCGTCATAAACAGTAATTTCCTGAAGATATCCAATGATCAAATCGCCCTGTCGTGAAACGTGACGCGTCTGAAAGAAGACTAGTCGCTGCGGCAAGAAGAAGTCTGtgatatatttgaaatgtatgTGTTTTCATATGACGTAGCGGTATCTGTTGATGTGAACATACGGGTTATTAGTAGTTATTTAACCCATTTCACTCCATTACTCTGTTTACAGTTCGACCTACCCTGTCGAAACCAAAAGGGTGGTACCAAAATATGTGggttaagggaccgttcagtttctacggcctgggggggccggcaaaatcttgtcgccggtgttcaaaaaaatatagacccccctgcatttttcgcgaaaaaatgatgacccccctttgtcagacgaaaaattttgatgaacccccctcccccggctgaaaaataacaaaaaacccatatgtcaaatttacccgcacggtttggatttgaactccggtacgcggcgcactttattcgtgtagcagagatgccagtgcacaaacttctcagccacatccatgcaaacgtctgttaattaggacgactgtaaggcaattttgaacttcatttccatagacaacttatgtccatggacattgtataaagtaaactttattggagtggttcgccaaaggcagccctccggttaagagggtcatgggccattacgtaaagtcaactttattctagtgggcaaccaaaggtggcccgctggtaaaaagagggtcgatcatggccattgcacgaagtaaactttactgaacagggccgctgaaggcgtccggccgttaagatggtcatggggtattacaataaagtcaatttattgtagtggcccgccggtaaagagggtcgatcatggccattgcatgaagtaaccctaattggagtgggccgccaaaggcgtctgcccgttaagagggtcatgggtaatacataaagtatatttattgtagtgggccgccggtaaagagggtcgatcatggccatggcataaagtgaactttattgtaggtattatgtttttgaaaatgtggtgacccccctttcctaccagtgaaaaagtgatgaccccccttcgcggattccaaaattatgatgacccccccgtggattttgccgccccccggccgtaaaaactgaacggtccctaaatgGTAAAACAGAAGCTGAAATTCATCTAGATATACCACTTTGCACTGAGGCTTTGCGTTTCTGAATTATGACATTTCCGAGGAAGTTTATTGCTGAACGTTCAATACTTATCAcacttcaaaattattttcagaTATCTAAGGGTAGATGTACGGTTTATGTTTACATCTTGGCTGTGGAAATTTTTTAAGTTTGactgtaattttaaaatttattgcaCTACATTGAAAGGATGTAATTTTTGAAGAAAGAATGTACCATGATCATGTTGTAGGTACTGAGATGAGAATTTACAAGcaattttacaatacatttttctattttctttgTCAAACTTCGCTCACTTTACAGGAATATTGCTGTGAAAACGTTTAATGAACATAATGTGTACAATCGTATTTCAATTCAAACTCTTGATGATCACTTGATTAAAGGATTAAAAAATCAAGGAATGCAGTTTAAGTTATTTTTCTTTACCTACTGTGATACAATGAATACGACGATGAcaatgacgatgacgatgacagTGTTGTCAAGAATCTTTCCCTAGCCTTGATATCATGACTAACACTTTCTTGGGTACCATACCTGTTAAAAGTACGACGAACTGAAATCTTGacacgatgatgatgacgacggcGATAACGACGACGATGACGCCGATGCCGACgccgacgacgacgatgatgatgacgacgacgatgatgatgatgataacgacgacgacgac is a window encoding:
- the LOC139141679 gene encoding synapse differentiation-inducing gene protein 1-like, with the translated sequence MDQKKGGYSILAEDLHNLPANTVQTQPGEMVTALYHEDTSSTVPVMPKSALHKPEDVVITTHYHDDNSNRQGSNVPLVTMAPSNHSIVRFTEPVPEDHMALAIFVTICCFWPLGIFAILKARDVHKKTWQRNMEGARQSSHSARQLSLIALGLGISIYVIIVIVIAVAVTERMRVGEDSGEISDFDNKFTFT